Proteins from one Phaenicophaeus curvirostris isolate KB17595 chromosome 16, BPBGC_Pcur_1.0, whole genome shotgun sequence genomic window:
- the METTL22 gene encoding methyltransferase-like protein 22 isoform X1, with protein sequence MGDVTEEEMDNPTFKSDTVLSDVHLHCPDKRNLMVRLNAVGQPVFLSYFKLLQNTEDLASEKHGREAATEREQQYQSGGEPYDTDQNNLKKEIELNIEGVEALLDDDGDLEVIRRPRCASDIETEGVFRDRVYPVILMKGEEDVFDVEEQEGTCSDIVKIEHTMATPLEDVGKQVWRAAFLLADYILFKRDTFKCCSVLELGGGTGITSIIMGTVAKRVYCTDVGEDLLAMCEKNVALNKQLLEAGRGEVKVKELDWLKDEFCTDPEAPYSWSEEEIADLHDHCTVIMAADVFYDDDLTDALFRTLYRITHNLRNSCTVYLALEKRLNFTLRHMDVTCEAYSHFRNTLNDLENLQDRKMKYTVEPIKPDFCQFLIYERIEQLELWKIIAKQLM encoded by the exons ATGGGAGATGTaacagaggaggagatggaTAACCCCACATTTAAAAGTGATACTGTACTTTCTGATGTTCACTTACATTGTCCTGACAAAAGAAATCTCATGGTACGATTGAATGCAGTTGGGCAACCAG TATTCCTGTCATATTTCAAACTCCTTCAGAACACAGAAGATTTGGCATCTGAAAAACATGGGAGAGAAGCTGCAACAGAAAGAGAACAGCAGTACCAAAGTGGAGGTGAACCGTATGACACAGaccagaataatttaaaaaaagaaatagaattaaATATTGAAGGAGTAGAAGCTCTGCTAGATGATGATGGAGACTTGGAAGTTATCAGAAGACCTCGATGTGCCTCTGATATAGAAACAGAAGGTGTTTTCAGGGATAGAGTGTATCCTGTAATTCTGATGAAAGGGGAAGAAGATGTTTTTGATGTTGAAGAGCAAGAAGGCACTTGCAGTGATATTGTTAAAATAG aacaTACTATGGCAACCCCCTTAGAAGATGTTGGTAAACAA GTATGGCGCGCAGCCTTTCTTCTTGCTGATTACATTCTGTTTAAACGGGACACGTTCAAGTGTTGCTCGGTGCTAGAGCTTGGCGGTGGCACTGGAATTACAAGCATTATCATGGGAACAGTTGCCAAGAGAGTTTATTGTACAG ATGTTGGTGAAGATCTTCTGGCCATGTGTGAGAAAAATGTTGCATTAAACAAACAGCTGCTGGAGGCAGGAA GAGGGGAAGTTAAAGTAAAAGAACTGGACTGGCTGAAAGATGAATTCTGCACTG atCCTGAAGCTCCTTATAGCTGGTCAGAAGAAGAGATTGCTGATTTGCACGATCACTGTACTGTGATAATGGCAGCTGATG TGTTCTATGACGATGACCTGACAGATGCCTTGTTCAGAACGCTGTATAGGATCACACACAACTTGAGAAATTCTTGTACAGTATACCTAGCGTTAGAAAAGAG GCTGAACTTCACTTTAAGACATATGGATGTTACATGTGAAGCCTACAGTCATTTTAGAAATACTCTGAATGATTTGGAGAACCTCCaagacaggaaaatgaaatatacCGTGGAGCCCATTAAGCCTGATTTCTGCCAGTTTCTCATTTATGAACGAATTGAGCAGTTG GAATTGTGGAAGATCATTGCCAAACAGCTAATGTGA
- the METTL22 gene encoding methyltransferase-like protein 22 isoform X2, giving the protein MGDVTEEEMDNPTFKSDTVLSDVHLHCPDKRNLMVRLNAVGQPVFLSYFKLLQNTEDLASEKHGREAATEREQQYQSGGEPYDTDQNNLKKEIELNIEGVEALLDDDGDLEVIRRPRCASDIETEGVFRDRVYPVILMKGEEDVFDVEEQEGTCSDIVKIEHTMATPLEDVGKQVWRAAFLLADYILFKRDTFKCCSVLELGGGTGITSIIMGTVAKRVYCTDVGEDLLAMCEKNVALNKQLLEAGRGEVKVKELDWLKDEFCTDPEAPYSWSEEEIADLHDHCTVIMAADVFYDDDLTDALFRTLYRITHNLRNSCTVYLALEKRLNFTLRHMDVTCEAYSHFRNTLNDLENLQDRKMKYTVEPIKPDFCQFLIYERIEQLLSALRNIVQGS; this is encoded by the exons ATGGGAGATGTaacagaggaggagatggaTAACCCCACATTTAAAAGTGATACTGTACTTTCTGATGTTCACTTACATTGTCCTGACAAAAGAAATCTCATGGTACGATTGAATGCAGTTGGGCAACCAG TATTCCTGTCATATTTCAAACTCCTTCAGAACACAGAAGATTTGGCATCTGAAAAACATGGGAGAGAAGCTGCAACAGAAAGAGAACAGCAGTACCAAAGTGGAGGTGAACCGTATGACACAGaccagaataatttaaaaaaagaaatagaattaaATATTGAAGGAGTAGAAGCTCTGCTAGATGATGATGGAGACTTGGAAGTTATCAGAAGACCTCGATGTGCCTCTGATATAGAAACAGAAGGTGTTTTCAGGGATAGAGTGTATCCTGTAATTCTGATGAAAGGGGAAGAAGATGTTTTTGATGTTGAAGAGCAAGAAGGCACTTGCAGTGATATTGTTAAAATAG aacaTACTATGGCAACCCCCTTAGAAGATGTTGGTAAACAA GTATGGCGCGCAGCCTTTCTTCTTGCTGATTACATTCTGTTTAAACGGGACACGTTCAAGTGTTGCTCGGTGCTAGAGCTTGGCGGTGGCACTGGAATTACAAGCATTATCATGGGAACAGTTGCCAAGAGAGTTTATTGTACAG ATGTTGGTGAAGATCTTCTGGCCATGTGTGAGAAAAATGTTGCATTAAACAAACAGCTGCTGGAGGCAGGAA GAGGGGAAGTTAAAGTAAAAGAACTGGACTGGCTGAAAGATGAATTCTGCACTG atCCTGAAGCTCCTTATAGCTGGTCAGAAGAAGAGATTGCTGATTTGCACGATCACTGTACTGTGATAATGGCAGCTGATG TGTTCTATGACGATGACCTGACAGATGCCTTGTTCAGAACGCTGTATAGGATCACACACAACTTGAGAAATTCTTGTACAGTATACCTAGCGTTAGAAAAGAG GCTGAACTTCACTTTAAGACATATGGATGTTACATGTGAAGCCTACAGTCATTTTAGAAATACTCTGAATGATTTGGAGAACCTCCaagacaggaaaatgaaatatacCGTGGAGCCCATTAAGCCTGATTTCTGCCAGTTTCTCATTTATGAACGAATTGAGCAGTTG ctgtctgCTCTTAGAAATATTGTGCAGGGTAGCTAA
- the TMEM114 gene encoding transmembrane protein 114 isoform X1: protein MRLSLGVLSVVVALVGVSSFVFLVVAIATDFWYIIDASKLETSRNGTEGLSSHSGLWRTCRVRSECYPLINPFWHENANITDSHRQLLYMHGTFVILMPLSLILMIFGGMTGFISILARAYLLLLMTGLLFLFGALVTLTGISVYIAYSAAAFEEALCLLRSKDLLVEIDIRFGWSLALVWISFVTEVLTGGVFLLAARVVGMKRQREQIL, encoded by the exons ATGAGGCTTAGCCTGGGCGTCCTCTCCGTCGTCGTGGCCCTGGTGGGGGTTTCGAGCTTCGTCTTCCTCGTGGTGGCCATCGCCACGGACTTCTGGTACATCATCGACGCCTCCAAGCTGGAGACGTCGCGCAACGGCACCGAGGGGCTCAGCTCGCACTCGGGGCTGTGGAGGACCTGCCGCG TGAGGAGTGAATGCTACCCTTTGATAAACCCCTTCTGGCATGAGAATGCAAACATCACTGATTCACACAGACAGCTTTTAT aCATGCATGGGACATTTGTCATCCTGATGCCCCTCAGCTTGATACTAATGATTTTTGGAGGAATGACTGGATTCATCAGTATTCTTGCCAGGGCCTACCTACTGCTTCTAATGACAggactgctttttctttttggag ctctTGTTACACTTACTGGGATCAGTGTCTATATTGCCTATTCAGCTGCTGCCTTTGAAGAAGCTCTCTGCCTCCTGAGGAGTAAAGATCTCCTGGTAGAAATCGACATCAGATTTGGCTGGTCACTGGCACTAGTCTGGATCTCCTTTGTCACAGAAGTGCTCACTGGGGGTGTGTTTCTTCTGGCAGCAAGAGTTGTGGGTATGAAACGGCAACGTGAACAGATATTATGA
- the TMEM114 gene encoding transmembrane protein 114 isoform X2, whose amino-acid sequence MRLSLGVLSVVVALVGVSSFVFLVVAIATDFWYIIDASKLETSRNGTEGLSSHSGLWRTCRDMHGTFVILMPLSLILMIFGGMTGFISILARAYLLLLMTGLLFLFGALVTLTGISVYIAYSAAAFEEALCLLRSKDLLVEIDIRFGWSLALVWISFVTEVLTGGVFLLAARVVGMKRQREQIL is encoded by the exons ATGAGGCTTAGCCTGGGCGTCCTCTCCGTCGTCGTGGCCCTGGTGGGGGTTTCGAGCTTCGTCTTCCTCGTGGTGGCCATCGCCACGGACTTCTGGTACATCATCGACGCCTCCAAGCTGGAGACGTCGCGCAACGGCACCGAGGGGCTCAGCTCGCACTCGGGGCTGTGGAGGACCTGCCGCG aCATGCATGGGACATTTGTCATCCTGATGCCCCTCAGCTTGATACTAATGATTTTTGGAGGAATGACTGGATTCATCAGTATTCTTGCCAGGGCCTACCTACTGCTTCTAATGACAggactgctttttctttttggag ctctTGTTACACTTACTGGGATCAGTGTCTATATTGCCTATTCAGCTGCTGCCTTTGAAGAAGCTCTCTGCCTCCTGAGGAGTAAAGATCTCCTGGTAGAAATCGACATCAGATTTGGCTGGTCACTGGCACTAGTCTGGATCTCCTTTGTCACAGAAGTGCTCACTGGGGGTGTGTTTCTTCTGGCAGCAAGAGTTGTGGGTATGAAACGGCAACGTGAACAGATATTATGA